In Opitutus sp., one genomic interval encodes:
- a CDS encoding sulfate ABC transporter substrate-binding protein, with the protein MKLKFLLSLLAAVALAGTALAKNIELLNVSYDPTRELYVDYNAAFAKHWKVKTGDTVTIKQSHGGSGKQARSVIDGLRADVVTLALANDVNALHKNGNLVPANWQQRLPHDSAPYTSTIVFLVRKSSPFYGKIKDWADLAQPGVAVITPNPKTSGGAQWNYLAAWEYGRRTYGSDEKAKEFVAKIYKNVPVLDSGARGATTTFAQRGIGDVFISWENEAFLAVKEFGPDKFEIVVPSVSILAQPSVSIVDRVVKRKGTEAVAKAYLEYLYSDEAQDIIGKHYYRPTSEKAKAKYANVFANLELFTIDAAFGGWAKAAATHFADNGTFDQIYLRQ; encoded by the coding sequence ATGAAACTCAAATTTCTGCTCTCCCTTCTCGCCGCCGTCGCCCTCGCCGGCACGGCCCTCGCCAAAAACATCGAGCTGCTCAACGTCTCCTACGACCCCACCCGCGAGCTTTACGTCGATTACAACGCCGCTTTTGCCAAACACTGGAAGGTCAAGACCGGCGACACCGTCACAATAAAGCAATCCCACGGCGGCTCCGGCAAACAGGCCCGCTCGGTCATCGACGGCCTGCGTGCCGACGTCGTTACGCTGGCCTTGGCCAACGACGTCAACGCGCTCCATAAAAACGGCAACCTCGTCCCGGCCAACTGGCAGCAGCGCCTGCCGCACGACTCCGCGCCCTACACCAGCACCATCGTTTTCCTGGTCCGCAAGAGCTCGCCGTTCTATGGCAAAATCAAGGACTGGGCTGACTTGGCCCAGCCCGGCGTCGCCGTGATCACGCCCAATCCGAAGACCTCCGGCGGCGCGCAGTGGAACTACCTGGCCGCCTGGGAATACGGCCGTCGCACCTATGGCAGCGATGAAAAGGCCAAGGAGTTCGTCGCCAAGATCTACAAAAACGTGCCCGTACTTGATTCCGGTGCCCGGGGCGCCACCACCACCTTCGCGCAGCGCGGCATCGGCGACGTGTTCATCTCGTGGGAAAACGAGGCGTTCCTGGCGGTCAAAGAGTTTGGCCCCGACAAGTTCGAGATCGTCGTGCCCTCCGTGAGCATCCTCGCCCAGCCTTCGGTGAGCATTGTGGACCGAGTGGTGAAACGGAAGGGCACCGAGGCAGTCGCCAAGGCTTATTTGGAGTACCTCTACTCCGACGAGGCCCAGGACATCATCGGCAAGCACTACTACCGGCCAACCTCAGAAAAGGCCAAAGCTAAGTACGCGAATGTCTTCGCCAACCTGGAGCTGTTCACCATCGATGCGGCCTTCGGGGGCTGGGCCAAGGCCGCCGCCACCCACTTCGCCGACAACGGCACTTTCGACCAGATCTACCTGCGCCAGTAA
- the cysT gene encoding sulfate ABC transporter permease subunit CysT, producing the protein MSSRSSRSILPGFGLSLGFTVAYLSLIVLLPLSAVFIKTSGMTVAEFWASVSSPLVVSAYKVTFFASLAASLVNSFFGLIVAWVLVRYTFPGKRVVDALVDLPFALPTAVAGIALTTIYGPTGWIGRWLAPHDIQIAYTPLGVFVALTFIGLPFVVRTLQPVIEELEPELEEASATLGASRFQTVFKVIIPQLVPALIAGTAMAFARSLGEYGSVVFIGANLPMKTQIVPHVIIEKLEQYDYKGATAIATVMLVSSFVLLLLINLLQKWSRRYHKI; encoded by the coding sequence ATGTCCAGCCGTTCCTCACGTTCCATCCTGCCCGGCTTCGGCCTCTCGCTCGGCTTCACGGTCGCCTACCTGAGCCTGATCGTGCTGCTGCCGCTGTCGGCCGTTTTCATTAAAACCTCGGGCATGACGGTGGCGGAGTTTTGGGCGTCGGTGAGTTCGCCCCTAGTGGTGTCGGCCTACAAGGTCACCTTTTTCGCCTCGTTGGCGGCCTCGCTGGTTAACTCGTTTTTTGGGCTGATTGTGGCGTGGGTGCTGGTGCGTTATACGTTCCCCGGCAAGCGGGTGGTGGATGCGCTGGTGGATCTGCCCTTCGCGCTGCCCACGGCGGTGGCGGGCATCGCGTTGACCACGATTTATGGGCCGACCGGCTGGATCGGCCGCTGGTTGGCCCCCCACGACATCCAGATCGCCTACACGCCCTTGGGTGTTTTTGTAGCGCTGACCTTTATCGGTTTACCCTTCGTGGTGCGCACGCTCCAGCCGGTCATTGAGGAGCTGGAGCCGGAGTTGGAGGAAGCCTCGGCCACCCTCGGCGCCAGCCGCTTTCAGACCGTGTTTAAGGTGATCATTCCGCAACTGGTGCCGGCGCTCATCGCCGGCACCGCCATGGCGTTTGCCCGGTCCCTGGGCGAATACGGTTCGGTGGTTTTTATCGGGGCGAATTTGCCCATGAAAACCCAGATCGTGCCGCACGTGATCATCGAAAAACTGGAGCAATACGACTACAAGGGCGCCACCGCCATTGCCACCGTAATGCTCGTATCTTCCTTCGTTTTATTGTTGCTCATTAACCTGTTGCAGAAGTGGAGCCGTCGCTACCACAAGATCTAG
- a CDS encoding sulfate ABC transporter ATP-binding protein, protein MSITAKNIKKTFGAYKALDGVNLNVPAGKLVALLGPSGSGKTTLLRIIAGLEFADEGSGQIGFHGEDVTQVPAGKRGVGFVFQHYALFRHMTVAENIAFGLDVRKRADRPAKSEIADRVNKLLKLVQLDNLGQRFPSQLSGGQRQRVALARALAVEPKVLLLDEPFGALDAKVRKELRRWLRQFHEEINLTTLFVTHDQEEALEIADEVVVMNNAKVEQIGTPQDVYDHPASPFVYNFLGNVNRLQLPWRGLAPEGAGGPFTDTKIAYVRPHELEILRYRVGVEGEVAVVETIHSAGSVARVTARRGSNELIDIELGRALLEELALQPRDPVLLRVRRSRLFTEDYAI, encoded by the coding sequence ATGAGCATCACTGCCAAAAACATCAAAAAAACCTTCGGGGCCTACAAAGCGCTCGACGGCGTCAACCTGAACGTGCCCGCGGGCAAGCTGGTGGCGCTGCTCGGCCCGTCCGGCTCCGGCAAGACCACGCTGCTGCGCATCATCGCCGGGCTGGAGTTTGCCGACGAGGGCAGCGGCCAGATCGGCTTTCACGGCGAGGACGTCACCCAAGTGCCCGCCGGCAAGCGCGGCGTCGGCTTTGTGTTTCAACACTACGCGCTGTTCCGCCACATGACCGTCGCCGAGAACATCGCCTTCGGCCTGGATGTGCGCAAACGCGCCGATCGCCCCGCCAAAAGCGAGATCGCCGACCGGGTGAACAAGCTGCTCAAGCTCGTCCAGCTCGACAACCTCGGCCAGCGTTTCCCCTCGCAGCTCTCCGGCGGCCAGCGCCAGCGCGTCGCCCTGGCCCGCGCCCTCGCGGTCGAGCCCAAGGTCTTGTTGCTCGACGAGCCGTTTGGGGCGCTTGACGCCAAGGTCCGCAAAGAGCTGCGCCGCTGGCTGCGCCAGTTCCACGAAGAGATCAACCTGACCACCCTGTTCGTTACCCACGACCAGGAGGAGGCGCTGGAAATCGCCGACGAGGTGGTCGTTATGAACAACGCCAAGGTGGAGCAAATCGGCACGCCCCAAGACGTCTACGATCACCCGGCCTCGCCCTTTGTTTACAACTTTTTGGGCAACGTGAACCGCCTCCAGTTGCCCTGGCGCGGACTCGCCCCCGAGGGGGCCGGCGGGCCGTTTACCGACACCAAGATCGCCTACGTGCGCCCGCACGAGCTGGAGATTTTGCGCTACCGCGTCGGCGTCGAGGGTGAGGTTGCCGTGGTCGAGACGATCCACTCCGCCGGTTCGGTGGCGCGGGTGACCGCCCGGCGCGGATCCAACGAGTTGATCGACATCGAGCTGGGCCGGGCGTTGCTCGAAGAACTGGCCCTTCAGCCGCGTGACCCCGTTCTGCTGCGCGTGCGCCGCAGCCGGCTGTTCACCGAAGACTACGCAATTTAA
- the cysW gene encoding sulfate ABC transporter permease subunit CysW: MASIVTHLHKPGSSHGHASRVTQDAPWVRWSLTTVALLFLFGFVLLPLTAVFAEGLRKGVVLFFQALVDSDALAAIKLTLLTAVIAVPSNVVFGVAAAWCITKFSFPGKSVLITLIDLPFAVSPVIAGMIFVLLFGLQGWLGQYLNAENVWFPWLQQWLYRQDFQIIYATPGIILATIFITFPFVARELIPLMQAQGTDEEYAAVTLGASGWQTFWRVTLPNIKWGLFYGVVLCNARAMGEFGAVSVVSGHIRGETNTMPLHVEILYNEYHFSAAFAVASLLALLAIVTLVLKSVIEWRNSRA, from the coding sequence ATGGCCTCCATCGTCACTCACCTCCATAAACCCGGTTCCTCGCACGGCCACGCCTCGCGGGTGACGCAGGATGCCCCGTGGGTGCGTTGGTCGCTCACCACGGTGGCGCTGCTGTTCCTGTTTGGCTTTGTGCTGCTGCCGCTTACCGCGGTGTTTGCCGAAGGGTTGCGCAAGGGCGTGGTTTTGTTTTTCCAGGCGCTGGTGGATTCCGATGCGCTGGCGGCCATCAAACTCACCTTGCTCACCGCCGTCATCGCCGTGCCCTCCAACGTCGTCTTCGGCGTGGCGGCGGCTTGGTGCATCACCAAGTTTAGTTTTCCCGGCAAAAGCGTGCTCATCACCCTCATCGACCTGCCCTTCGCGGTCTCGCCGGTGATCGCCGGCATGATCTTTGTGCTCCTGTTTGGGCTCCAGGGCTGGTTGGGCCAGTATTTGAACGCTGAAAACGTCTGGTTTCCCTGGCTCCAGCAGTGGCTTTATCGGCAGGATTTCCAGATCATCTACGCCACGCCCGGCATCATCCTAGCCACCATTTTTATCACCTTCCCGTTTGTCGCCCGTGAGCTCATTCCGCTGATGCAGGCCCAGGGCACCGACGAAGAATACGCCGCCGTCACCCTCGGTGCCAGCGGCTGGCAGACCTTTTGGCGCGTCACGTTACCCAACATCAAGTGGGGGCTTTTCTACGGCGTGGTACTGTGCAACGCCCGTGCCATGGGCGAGTTCGGTGCTGTGTCGGTGGTTTCAGGCCACATCCGCGGCGAGACCAACACCATGCCGCTGCACGTCGAAATTTTGTACAACGAATACCATTTTTCCGCCGCCTTCGCCGTCGCCTCTTTACTGGCGCTGCTGGCCATCGTCACCCTGGTTTTGAAATCCGTCATCGAGTGGCGTAACAGCCGGGCTTGA